Proteins encoded within one genomic window of Pongo pygmaeus isolate AG05252 chromosome 18, NHGRI_mPonPyg2-v2.0_pri, whole genome shotgun sequence:
- the LOC129015693 gene encoding uncharacterized protein LOC129015693, producing the protein MVTLHPEPAPGHAARLGATLLGRRVPRKLTAAATAAAADRNLSPAPRGAQRRRGGGCPRARKSRGGPRGAGRRAREQQQQGPRFLPPRPGLLFLSWERAPLPGW; encoded by the exons ATGGTGACCCTGCACCCAGAACCGGCTCCAGGCCACGCCGCCCGCTTGGGGGCAACTTTGCTGGGGAGGAGGGTCCCG CGAAAACTGAcggccgccgccaccgccgccgccgctgaCAGGAATCTGAGCCCCGCCCCCCGTGGGGCACAGCGCAGGCGCGGAGGGGGGTGCCCGAGAGCACGGAAGAGCCGCGGCGGCCCCCGGGGGGCGGGGAGGCGCGCCAGGGAACAGCAGCAACAAGGGCCTCGCTTCCTGCCGCCACGGCCCGGGCTGCTGTTCCTGAGCTGGGAAAGGGCCCCGCTGCCAGGGTGGTag